In a genomic window of Wyeomyia smithii strain HCP4-BCI-WySm-NY-G18 chromosome 1, ASM2978416v1, whole genome shotgun sequence:
- the LOC129725439 gene encoding uncharacterized protein LOC129725439 isoform X4 encodes MRDAMPKVLDSDTESEVPASIQSNNNSEPNTDNEEKPEVDALSSRGSQIAPATNGNVSDTDSTASTPSNARLAVNGIGHCSAGSSLPPSSAAVTTAAVRAPTPPIGTNGTSSNTANSSSNPTGHSNSNSTAVPPVRSSSALSGSSSSAPATVANERVKKYRHQHFSKNIYIGTKNAEKWDTLRNLLQFKNDVEFVSFLLRLAELDDRKRKTRILNGLADGNLHATASESLRDSLPGVLTSSKHNQQNGKPSTKKTKRVQFQDSVNIINDNSTANTLRPSGAGAIFDFHEDEDDNEDTAGMEFRRRRQRPQPTLRSPQPPGEDERRDEEAAADGGDEDEEQYIVQNIIKKLPGRAGKANEVQQDSISSTMGSVSEDSLHTETEVLDYRIAEKIKTELEEKQKLERKSFTEELPSTSNYSEHSDRPSDDEAYDSKLDIKKIDIRKIPFDPKLGTSRKLKRETGTVDLRIEYEEQEYGRLTPDERKPLLPPPKKPRKAATTKYKACTGCGLKHGIDPCPLNNPLATINNKIELKEWLEQNEDLIKKHKIVLKPENPEEMDDENDDNYDDDDDEDEGDDNEESQFEEKLDILPSFSETSLPPEFELRLAPIATTISTGPAGSAVSNNHPLPLDLNESSPSAAISHADLQQTLLPSPAGTFTNTVNHGLSIYTKVFIPKYTQLGPVIGQIAKETEIQDDCNMRYIYETFNGTRSTYVNMENKNQANWLRYLRPARHRDQKNCVLKVRDMQIVFVTCTDLDVGSELLYWSDDSNSAWGKKKMEKTNCGGCNLRFDHPLYYRTHCSVFHDPAFSLTIRKYHCKVCGVAVLGKENIMKHAEKEHDGKGAYQCQFCQKFFLRLNYLEMHRTYGCSMNPQRARPLCDFCGRKFCQPQKLKVHIKRMHSDMAEVLRDFQCKLCSKLLGSRAALQRHSKEVHSRNSAVVSCPRCQKLFQNRSNLKIHMLTHSGVRPFKCAENECTAAFTTKQCLQFHYKKVHGYTQEQMPKIERSVAYTFDAYSGDGIQRRQRRKLEAGEEGQTLGPGEKRKRPPKELPGNILKTKNILESFNEICKNDSNLSLLSTKISSILNGNLKDFTKVPSGVPGLDADGVRKEELDDDLDSNDCAERDERLEAIQRHLNQPMQDDKNDDFSQLQSRLANISGQPEQNPLHYKLPSGDDGKPLADSDGFGDLNSLAASQKYKDFINGGNPGLVISKGSKKWISDDDHLPDDNNSDNMLTSAANRDFLTKLIMNGHGASASHPADDDEDDDDNSTILDVVDSNNQNQQNSNTQPHQQSHQQQQQQQQQQQQQQYTSSFAGLNSSLPDLPAFQSHSFSTHFNHQSLLGSFYNSNSGVAGRSAGINTIPTSASMLVEAALNSVSNIINEAEMNSSNNDNQDLHMGDIDGTNGTGAENNLPTDTFTTNEVNSAVDDMKMMKPHNFPLQMNSMSQFTNPSPDDASMIQERNEMEVVRPKSRDKLTSYGEGEILGYDSQQQQSTPHKHNPSVESVRSALSPEQNDYNYSNSNGAAQRQQQQIVTNSPARSNSRPMYAEHDLISPASTPSLPRYDFGTDNNAYARRQEKTISSLALENFEANLKANSHHMQHLSSDEDSSIVIAENLSVNASNTEGKMKLSSHNSATDFLASNAAGAGNKYDNGRNSLGSDLSTDLRLKYNSEPSVELPDFRSGSNMNETSDFQGLDMSSRAGLPSSYSHSNFQVPSAGTNLNFNRYHHHIYDILNEREQQHQQQQQQQHQQQQQEFHLQQQQHQQQQQMQHMIQDHIGPESESDQPASVDLSRTSNYLVPSPPSPAIPYSHPHPDMIRMVSLDLSSNSGGNMIVGNTPHHVRHPSFLSSQIQHSNRDSLPDHHRLLASEQLAATNHRLLVDPTAHLIFEQNNRLLAETPGPSPAPPRHVVSPQRGFGAYHHHHHHHQVGTASSYHHHSVKQNLTTPPLNQHASAATANYHPFPTYY; translated from the exons ATGCGTGACGCGATGCCAAAAGTGCTGGACAGTGACACTGAATCGGAGGTACCAGCCAGCATACAGAGTAACAACAACAGCGAACCTAACACGGACAATGAGGAAAAACCGGAAGTGGACGCCCTTTCATCGCGCGGCTCGCAGATTGCTCCGGCGACAAATGGAAATGTCAGTGATACGGATAGTACCGCCAGTACTCCAAGCAATGCCCGACTAGCGGTCAATGGGATTGGTCATTGCAGCGCCGGATCCAGTCTTCCACCGTCTTCAGCAGCAgtaacaacagcagcagtacGAGCACCAACTCCTCCCATAGGTACCAATGGTACCAGCAGTAACACAGCCAATAGCTCCAGTAATCCTACGGGCCACAGTAACAGCAATTCGACTGCTGTACCACCCGTGAGATCATCGTCAGCCTTATCCGGGTCATCGTCATCAGCGCCAGCTACAGTCGCGAACGAGCGGGTAAAAAAGTATCGCCATCAACACTTCAGTAAGAACATCTACATCGGAACGAAAAATGCCGAAAAATGGGACACCTTACGAAATCTGTTGCAGTTCAAAAACGACGTGGAGTTTGTTTCTTTTCTGCTCCGGCTAGCCGAGTTGGACGATCGGAAAAGGAAAACCCGCATCCTTAATGG ATTGGCCGATGGAAACCTACATGCCACAGCTAGTGAGTCGCTGCGCGACTCCTTACCCGGTGTACTGACAAGCTCGAAGCACAACCAGCAAAACGGGAAACCTAGCACTAAGAAAACCAAAAGAGTACAATTTCAGGACAGTGTAAATATCATCAACGACAACAGTACGGCAAACACACTGCGTCCTTCCGGAGCCGGAGCTATTTTTGACTTCCACGAGGACGAAGACGACAATGAGGATACGGCAGGAATGGAATTTCGTCGGCGGCGACAACGACCACAGCCAACGTTACGTTCCCCTCAGCCTCCTGGAGAGGACGAACGCCGAGACGAGGAAGCGGCAGCAGATGGCGGCGATGAAGATGAGGAACAGTACATCGTACAAAATATTATCAAGAAACTGCCCGGGAGAGCAGGCAAAGCAAACGAGGTGCAGCAGGACTCCATCAGCAGTACGATGGGGTCTGTTTCCGAGGACTCACTGCATACTGAAACAGAGGTGCTCGACTACCGTATTGCCGAGAAGATAAAAACAGAGCTAGAGGAGAAGCAAAAACTGGAGAGAAAATCTTTCACCGAAGAGTTACCATCTACATCCAACTACTCGGAACATTCTGATCGTCCCTCTGATGATGAGGCGTACGATAGCAAGTTGGATATCAAAAAGATAGACATTCGAAAGATTCCTTTCGATCCCAAGTTGGGAACCAGCAGAAAATTGAAACGGGAAACTGGAACGGTAGATCTTCGTATAGAATACGAAGAGCAGGAATACGGTCGTCTGACACCAGATGAGCGAAAACCGTTGTTACCACCGCCTAAAAAGCCTAGAAAGGCAGCTACAACGAAATATAAGGCCTGCACAGGGTGTGGTTTGAAGCATGGAATTGATCCGTGTCCTTTAAATAACCCCTTGGCAACTATCAATAACAAAATCGAGCTTAAAGAATGGTTAGAGCAAAACGAGGATTTAATCAAGAAGCACAAGATCGTGCTGAAACCGGAGAATCCAGAAGAGATGGACGACGAGAACGACGACAActatgatgacgatgatgatgaagaCGAAGGAGACGATAATGAGGAAAGCCAGTTCGAAGAGAAGCTAGACATCTTGCCTTCGTTTTCCGAAACATCTCTTCCACCGGAGTTTGAGTTGCGGTTAGCACCGATAGCGACAACAATCAGCACTGGTCCAGCTGGCAGTGCTGTCAGCAACAATCATCCCCTACCCCTAGATCTAAATGAATCCTCACCCTCAGCTGCAATTTCTCACGCAGACCTGCAACAAACACTGCTTCCGTCTCCTGCCGGTACGTTCACGAATACAGTAAATCATGGACTTAGTATCTACACGAAGGTCTTCATTCCAAAGTATACCCAACTGGGGCCGGTAATCGGCCAGATTGCTAAAGAAACCGAGATCCAGGATGATTGCAATATGCGCTACATCTACGAAACGTTCAACGGAACCAGATCCACGTATGTTAACATGGAAAACAAGAACCAAGCGAACTGGCTGAGATATCTGCGACCGGCTCGGCACCGCGATCAGAAAAATTGCGTGCTGAAAGTTCGCGATATGCAGATAGTGTTCGTAACCTGTACGGATTTGGATGTGGGCAGCGAGCTGCTCTACTGGAGCGACGATTCCAATTCGGCGTGGGGAAAGAAGAAGATGGAGAAAACTA ATTGTGGTGGTTGCAATCTACGTTTCGATCATCCCCTGTACTACCGAACACACTGCTCGGTTTTCCACGATCCAGCTTTTAGTCTGACAATACGGAAGTATCACTGCAAGGTGTGTGGAGTGGCTGTACTAGGCAAGGAAAACATTATGAAGCACGCAGAGAAAGAGCACGATGGCAAAGGAGCTTATCAGTGTCAGTTTTGTCAGAAG TTCTTCTTACGCCTTAACTACCTGGAGATGCATCGAACATACGGGTGTAGTATGAACCCTCAGCGGGCACGACCTCTTTGTGATTTTTGCGGGCGCAAGTTCTGTCAGCCACAGAAGCTCAAGGTTCACATTAAGCGAATGCACAGCGATATGGCGGAAGTGTTGCGTGATTTCCAGTGCAAACTGTGCTCGAAGCTGCTAGGTTCGCGGGCCGCACTGCAGCGTCACTCGAAGGAAGTACACAGCCGAAACTCAGCGGTAGTGAGTTGCCCTCGCTGTCAGAAGCTGTTCCAAAACAGAAGCAACTTGAAGATTCACATGCTCACTCACTCCGGAGTGCGACCGTTCAA GTGTGCTGAAAACGAATGCACGGCGGCTTTCACAACGAAGCAGTGTCTGCAGTTCCACTACAAAAAGGTCCACGGATATACTCAGGAACAGATGCCGAAAATAGAGCGCAGTGTTGCGTACACCTTCGACGCGTATTCTGGTG ATGGAATCCAACGTCGGCAGCGTCGGAAGCTGGAGGCAGGCGAGGAAGGTCAAACGTTAGGACCGGGAGAAAAGAGGAAACGCCCACCGAAAGAGCTGCCTGGTAACATTCTCAAGACCAAGaatatcttggaatcattcaaCGAGATTTGCAAAAACGACAGCAATTTGTCGCTGCTGTCGACAAAAATATCATCGATTCTTAACGGAAATCTCAAGGATTTCACCAAAGTGCCCAGTGGTGTACCTGGTCTGGATGCAGATGGTGTGCGCAAGGAAGAACTGGACGACGATCTGGATTCGAACGATTGTGCCGAACGAGACGAACGTCTGGAGGCAATTCAGCGGCATCTGAACCAACCGATGCAAGATGACAAAAACGATGACTTCAGCCAGTTGCAGTCCCGTTTGGCTAACATATCAGGTCAACCTGAGCAGAACCCGTTGCACTACAAACTTCCCAGCGGCGACGATGGAAAACCACTAGCCGACAGTGATGGCTTTGGAGATCTGAACTCGCTGGCTGCCAGTCAAAAGTACAAAGACTTTATCAATGGGGGCAACCCGGGACTGGTGATCAGCAAGGGAAGCAAAAAGTGGATTAGTGATGATGATCACCTGCCAGATGACAACAATTCCGATAATATGCTAACGTCAGCCGCTAACAGAGATTTTCTCACGAAGTTGATCATGAATGGTCATGGTGCTTCTGCATCGCATCCTGCCGATGATGACGAGGATGATGATGACAACTCGACGATTTTGGACGTGGTAGACTCCAACAACCAGAATCAGCAAAATTCCAACACACAACCTCATCAGCAGTcacatcaacagcagcagcaacagcagcaacaacaacagcaacagcagtatACGTCTAGCTTCGCCGGGCTTAATAGCTCACTGCCTGACTTGCCGGCCTTCCAGAGTCACAGTTTTTCAACACACTTCAACCACCAGTCGTTGCTGGGCAGTTTTTACAACAGCAACAGTGGAGTCGCTGGTCGAAGTGCCGGAATTAACACTATTCCAACGTCTGCCAGTATGCTGGTGGAAGCCGCCCTGAACTCCGTGAGCAATATAATTAACGAAGCGGAAATGAACAGCAGCAACAACGATAACCAAGATCTTCACATGGGTGACATCGATGGTACCAATGGAACTGGTGCTGAGAACAACTTACCAACCGATACGTTTACGACTAACGAGGTTAATAGTGCTGTCGATGATATGAAAATGATGAAACCTCACAACTTCCCGCTTCAGATGAACTCCATGTCGCAATTCACCAATCCATCGCCGGATGATGCCAGCATGATACAGGAGCGTAACGAAATGGAAGTAGTTCGGCCCAAGTCACGGGACAAACTAACCAGCTATGGCGAAGGAGAAATACTGGGCTATGATAGTCAACAGCAGCAATCGACGCCACACAAGCACAATCCAAGCGTCGAGTCAGTTCGTAGCGCCCTGTCGCCTGAACAGAACGACTACAACTACTCGAACTCCAATGGTGCCGCCCAACGTCAGCAACAACAAATTGTTACCAATTCCCCGGCACGGTCAAACTCTAGACCAATGTACGCCGAACACGATCTCATATCGCCAGCATCAACACCCTCGCTACCACGGTATGACTTCGGAACAGACAACAATGCGTACGCTCGCAGACAGGAGAAAACCATCAGTTCACTGGCGTTGGAAAACTTTGAGGCCAATCTGAAAGCCAACAGCCATCACATGCAGCATCTGTCTAGTGACGAAGACAGTAGTATCGTGATTGCCGAGAATCTTTCTGTTAACGCAAGCAATACCGAAGGTAAAATGAAGTTGAGTAGTCATAATTCGGCCACCGATTTCTTGGCGTCGAATGCTGCAGGTGCTGGAAATAAGTATGATAATGGCCGTAACAGCTTAGGATCGGACTTATCGACAGACTTGCGTCTGAAGTACAACTCCGAACCTAGTGTAGAGCTTCCCGACTTCCGATCGGGCAGTAACATGAATGAGACTTCCGATTTCCAAGGTCTGGATATGAGCTCCCGTGCTGGTCTGCCGTCCAGCTATTCGCACAGCAACTTCCAAGTTCCATCGGCTGGAACTAATTTGAACTTTAATCGTTACCACCATCATATCTACGATATACTGAATGAACGTGAAcagcagcatcagcagcagcaacaacaacaacatcagcagcagcaacaagagTTCCATctccaacagcagcagcatcaacaacagcaacagATGCAGCACATGATCCAGGATCACATCGGACCTGAAAGTGAATCCGATCAGCCTGCGTCGGTTGACCTTAGTCGCACCTCCAATTATCTTGTGCCATCTCCGCCATCCCCGGCAATTCCATACTCTCATCCACATCCGGATATGATCCGTATGGTTTCCTTGGATTTGAGTTCTAACAGTGGTGGCAACATGATCGTGGGCAACACACCCCATCACGTTCGCCATCCATCATTTTTATCCTCACAGATCCAGCACTCGAATCGGGACTCGTTACCAGATCACCACCGGCTACTGGCTAGTGAGCAGCTTGCTGCCACCAACCATCGCCTTCTGGTGGATCCTACTGCTCATCTGATCTTCGAGCAGAACAACCGATTGTTGGCGGAGACCCCAGGTCCCTCGCCCGCCCCACCACGACACGTGGTTTCTCCACAAAGAGGTTTCGGAGCctaccatcatcatcaccatcaccatCAGGTAGGAACTGCTTCCAGCTATCATCATCATTCGGTCAAGCAGAATCTTACCACACCACCGTTGAATCAGCACGCTTCCGCTGCTACCGCGAATTATCATCCTTTTCCGACTTACTACTAA